The nucleotide window CACAATATAAACGGATGATTACTATTCCTGTGTGGTTGGAAGATGAATTAATGGGGTTAGTGGAAGCTTGGGCCAGAGGGACAGAATGGCAAGAACTCTGTGAACAAACCAGTCTCGATGAAGGGGATATAGTCCGACTTTTGAGGAGAACGGTAGATGTATTGTGGCAAATTCCCTATATTCCGAGGATTTCTGAAATGTTAAAACAAAATGCAAGAGAAGCTATCCGAGCCATGAAACGTTTTCCTGTTTAAATCAGACCCCGTCATTAACGACGGGGTTTAAAAATAATGACAAGCTTGAGATCAAATGCTTAAATAGTTTAAGCTATTGTTCATAAGCTCATTCATCCCCCCGTCAAGGGAATAAAAACAGGTTACAACAAAGATAAGAACAAAAATTGAGGAGAGGATTTGTGTTGAGAATTGCTTTGAGAGCCAAACCCCCGTTAATCTTGAAAGTCCTTCAGAGAAAACAATTCATCACACTACTCTCCTGTATACTCCCCTTGACTCTTTCAACGTTACCGGCCATCGCCTCTAGTCGCCCGGTTGGGGTCGTGAAAAGTTCCGAAAATAGCCAACAATGGACGGAAATTACCAACCGATTAAAAGCCATCGGAGTAGACTACTGTATTTTAGACCAGGCTCAATGGCAGCAAGCATCAGACTTAAATAATATTAAAGTTCTTTTTTTACCGAATGTAGAAAATATTAACAACTCTCAAGTCAGTGCCCTCGAACAATGGATGAACCAAGGGGGACAAGTGATTGTTAGCGGCCCGACGGGGATGTTATCTCAGCCTGAGATACAATCTCAATTACGCTCTTTATTTGGAGCTTATTGGGGTTTTAGTAACTCCTCTGCCGCTAGGTTAAGATTAGTTGATAATCCTTATTCAGATTGGACAGGCCGACAAAACACTTTATCTAATACCTTTGTTGGTGGGGTGGTTATTCCCACTAGCGTTAATAGTCGAACTACCGCCACCTGGAAAACCAAAGGCTCTCCCCCGGCAGTGGTGGTAACGGATCGATCGACCTATTTAGGATGGCGTTGGGGAGAAGATCGAGTAGCCCCGGCGAGTTTTGATGTAGCTTGGTTAAGTGCCTCTCTTAACCGTTATGGCATTAATCGCACTAATCCGGTTTCGGTGTTAGCGTCAGCCGGCGCGAGTGTCTGTAACCCTCAATCTACGGTTAGTCAGCCCTCAGTTCCCATTTTACCCCAACAACAAAGCAGCACACCCGTACAAGTTCCTCAACAACAGCCTCTCGCGTCAACTCCTCCAACCCCTGCTAATGAGCAAACTTTTCGCGTTCCGACTGATGCTCCTTCCAATCAATTGGAACTGTCTTACCAACAAGTTCAAGAAATGACAGAGGAATTAGGACAATTAATAGCGAGGGTTGAAAGTACCCTTTTAGCTGCCGAAGCGACTAATATTACGCTTAATTCCGAGGCTCATACGTTAATCGAAGATTCTATCCAACAAAAGGGAACACTTCAAGCCAGTTTAGTCACCGTTTCTAAAAATAATCGGTCTTATCAAGCACTGGTAGAGGCAAGAGAAGCCCTAAAAACCTTTCAACAATTGGTGCAGGAGAATAAAGATGATGAGGCTCGTCGCTTATGGCTCAAAGCAAGACGCAATCTCTGGGATCATTATCCTACCGATCGCCAATTTGCTCAAGCCGAAATCCGGGCAATCTGGCTCGATCGCGGTACGATCGTTCAAGCGAAATCAGAGCAAGACTTAGCGAAAATATTCGATCGTATGGCGCACTCAGGGATCAACGTGGTCTTTTTTGAAACTTTAAACGCCAGTTACCCCATTTATCCCAGTAAAATTGCTCCTGAACAAAATCCCCTCACCCAAGGATGGGATCCGCTTAAATCAGCGATTAAGTTAGCCCATGAGCGAAACATGGAGTTACACGCTTGGACGTGGATTTTTGCGGCGGCTAATCAACGTCATAATCTCATTCTCAATCAACCTCTTGATTATTTAGGGCCAGTTTTATCCCGAAATCCCGAATGGGCAAATATTAACAAGCAAGGGGGGTTATTCGATTATTCTCAAGGCTATAAAAAAGCCTTTTTTGATCCGGCCAATCCAGAAGTACAACGTTATTTGTTATCCCTGCTCGAAGAAATCGTCACTAATTATGATGTAGATGGGATTCAATTTGATTATATTCGTTATCCGTTTCAATCTCCCAATCAACAAGAAATTTTTGGCTACAGTAACTCTTCTCGATGGTTATTTAAAGAAATGACGGGAGTTGATCCGGTAGAGGTTCAACCCGGATCAGCGCTTTGGAGTCAATGGACGGCTTTTCGGATGCGCCAAGTCGATAGTTTTGTGGCGACTGCATCGGCGCGTCTTAAGCAACGTCGGCCAGATTTAATGGTGTCGGCGGCGGTTTTTCCCTTAGAACGCCAAGATCGTCTCAATCGATTACAACAAAATTGGGAAGAATGGGGTCAAAATAATTGGGTTGATTTAATTTTCTTGATGACCTATGCTTTAGATACGGGCAGTTTTGAGGATAGAATCAGACCTTTAAATCAACCGGGTAGTGCAGGAGCGAGTTTAGTGATTCCGGGGTTACGCTTGTTAAAAGTACCGGATCCGGTGACGATCGATCAAATGCAGTTGGTGCGTAATATGCCTACCAGTGGCTTTGCTTTGTTTGCCGCCGAAAATTTAACCCCTAATTTAGAAAGTATTTTTAATCGCACCCAAGGCTCTTTAACGGCAAATGAAAAAGAACCTTTACCCCATCGTCAGCCTTTTAATACAGTAGCCGCTCGTTATCAAGCCTTGCAACGGGAATGGAGTGTGTTACTGATTAACGATCAATTGGCGATGGATGAGGGGACAATGAAACAATGGGGCAGACAAGTTGATAGTTTAGCCAATACTTTCAATCAGTTAGCCCAACAGCCTACCCCAGAAAAATTATCCGCTTCTAAAACCGCACTCAGACAGTTTCGTCAACAGTTTGGGGGGTGGATGCGGCAGCAACAACAAGTTCAACCTTATCAAGTCCAAGTGTGGCAAAACCGTTTAGAAACCTTAGATAGATTGTTAGTTTATGGGGAACGGATGATGATTGCACAAAGAGCAAGGGAAAGAAGGGAATAAGTAGGGTGGGCACTGCCCACCTTTTTAGTTAACAGTTAACAGTTAACTGTGAATAGTCATACCAAATCCGGATTTTAAATCCTACTTATCATTCGATTTGTAGCAGATATTTAGCCAAATGGTATTAAATAGCCGGTTGCAATTGATCAAGATTTGTTCCGTATAAGTCCACAAATCGCTTAAAGAGCCATTGAGTTTCATGACTTAACACAGAATTTAAGCCAACTAGACGATCTAAATTTCTTTTAGTTAAAGTGCGTAAGTAGGGCAAATCTTCAAACAGAGTTAAACAAGAAGCTGTATGTAACACAAATTGCAATAAGGGTTTATACCATCCTAAATTGCTGTAAATATCAATAAATAGTTTGTGTTCATTTTTGCTAACAGGAACAACATTAAAGAAAACAATAATTCTTTTGTCATTGTACACCGGAATACTAAGCTCAACGGTAAAGGGTGTATGTAAAGTGAGTTCAACTTCAACCGCCGGCTGTCGCCAAATTCTGAGAATATTGACGGGAGCTTCTAACATGGTTTTAAATTTGATAATTCCTCCTGTAATCGTCGGTTGACAATGAAGAACTCTAGATACTTTTAAATTATTGAGACTAAAGCTATGAATGCTTTCTAAATGTTTTAAATTCAGTAAATGGTAAATTTGGCACAGATAGGGAAATGGCAGACTATACCCTTGACTAATTAAATGTTGCTCTTTTAACTCCAACATTCTCATTTTTACAACATTTAAATGATTTTCATCGGGGTAAAACTTTCGCAAAGATTCCTCACTTTCAGAGAGAAAATCATCAGTTTTATCAGTCCAAGATATCTCAGGTTTTAAGCAAAACCAACTTATACAGAGGAAAAAAACGATAAAAAGATGGGTAAGTTCAATCCCTGATAAATATCCGTCAGCAAAGCTAGAAAACATTCTATCTGTAATTCCCAACCCTAAAAAGAGAATCCCACTTAACCAAATATTTTTTTTAAATTGAGCTAAAAGGGGAAATATTGCTAAAGTTTGTTGTTGTTCTAAAAAATTCATCATTTTGACTAAATTAAGATAATTCTCAAAAAAAAATAAAGTTTAGGAGTCCAGATTAGTCCGTTAGTTAAGCTTTAAAAAAGTAAAATTTAATCTTAATTACTTTTTTGGCAAGGGAATTAAATTTAATTTTTTACGCTTAAAGCAGAATGATTAACTAACCCTTTTTTAGCTTGCTCAGTAGGAATTAAAGTCCAACCACTTTTAAGAAGCTTTTGATAAGTTGCCCAACCTTTTGATCCTCCAGGAATAGGATAATCAGGAACTTTGAGCATAGGAAAAGCGGTATAAGGTTTCCAACTTTGATAGGATTCTAATCGTATATGTAAAATTAAGTCTCCATTACTTTGAAATTTGGGAAGCCAGCATAGTTGACCAGACATTTGAAATAACCTCTTATTTTTTTCTTTTATTGTGCTGTTATTTTAAATTTAATGAGAAAAAAAATAGATCAACTCTGTCAAAAGACAAAGTTTGTGCAAAAAATAAT belongs to Gloeothece citriformis PCC 7424 and includes:
- a CDS encoding glycoside hydrolase family 10 protein, whose protein sequence is MKVLQRKQFITLLSCILPLTLSTLPAIASSRPVGVVKSSENSQQWTEITNRLKAIGVDYCILDQAQWQQASDLNNIKVLFLPNVENINNSQVSALEQWMNQGGQVIVSGPTGMLSQPEIQSQLRSLFGAYWGFSNSSAARLRLVDNPYSDWTGRQNTLSNTFVGGVVIPTSVNSRTTATWKTKGSPPAVVVTDRSTYLGWRWGEDRVAPASFDVAWLSASLNRYGINRTNPVSVLASAGASVCNPQSTVSQPSVPILPQQQSSTPVQVPQQQPLASTPPTPANEQTFRVPTDAPSNQLELSYQQVQEMTEELGQLIARVESTLLAAEATNITLNSEAHTLIEDSIQQKGTLQASLVTVSKNNRSYQALVEAREALKTFQQLVQENKDDEARRLWLKARRNLWDHYPTDRQFAQAEIRAIWLDRGTIVQAKSEQDLAKIFDRMAHSGINVVFFETLNASYPIYPSKIAPEQNPLTQGWDPLKSAIKLAHERNMELHAWTWIFAAANQRHNLILNQPLDYLGPVLSRNPEWANINKQGGLFDYSQGYKKAFFDPANPEVQRYLLSLLEEIVTNYDVDGIQFDYIRYPFQSPNQQEIFGYSNSSRWLFKEMTGVDPVEVQPGSALWSQWTAFRMRQVDSFVATASARLKQRRPDLMVSAAVFPLERQDRLNRLQQNWEEWGQNNWVDLIFLMTYALDTGSFEDRIRPLNQPGSAGASLVIPGLRLLKVPDPVTIDQMQLVRNMPTSGFALFAAENLTPNLESIFNRTQGSLTANEKEPLPHRQPFNTVAARYQALQREWSVLLINDQLAMDEGTMKQWGRQVDSLANTFNQLAQQPTPEKLSASKTALRQFRQQFGGWMRQQQQVQPYQVQVWQNRLETLDRLLVYGERMMIAQRARERRE